The Methanohalophilus portucalensis genome window below encodes:
- the cobA gene encoding uroporphyrinogen-III C-methyltransferase, translated as MNSGYGKVYLVGSGPGDPELLTIKARKLIDKAEVIVYDQLPGEAILQSMPEAAEKIDAGKYAGNHKLTQTEINDLIVKKAEEGTSVVRLKGGDPYMFGRGGEEAEKLVQAGIDFEVVPGITSAIAVPAYAGIPVTHRDHASMVTFITGHEDPTKKETGLDWENLARFPGTLVIFMGVKRLEQNMNALKKYGKPPTTPVAIIEKGTRPDQRITTGNIENIAEKAKEADVKAPAITVVGDVVSVHDILGMQKVLWG; from the coding sequence ATGAATAGCGGATACGGGAAAGTATATCTTGTTGGGTCCGGCCCCGGAGATCCGGAACTGCTCACAATAAAAGCAAGAAAGTTGATAGACAAAGCAGAGGTCATCGTCTATGACCAGTTGCCAGGAGAAGCAATCCTGCAGAGCATGCCTGAAGCGGCAGAAAAAATTGATGCAGGAAAATATGCAGGCAACCATAAACTAACCCAGACAGAAATCAACGATCTGATAGTGAAAAAGGCAGAAGAAGGAACAAGTGTCGTTCGATTAAAGGGAGGGGACCCCTATATGTTCGGCAGGGGCGGCGAAGAGGCTGAAAAACTTGTGCAGGCAGGAATCGATTTTGAGGTTGTACCAGGTATCACCTCTGCAATTGCAGTACCTGCTTATGCCGGAATCCCTGTAACCCACAGGGACCATGCATCGATGGTTACATTCATCACCGGCCATGAAGACCCGACCAAAAAGGAAACCGGCCTTGATTGGGAAAACCTGGCCCGATTCCCCGGGACCCTGGTCATTTTTATGGGGGTGAAAAGGCTGGAGCAGAACATGAACGCACTGAAAAAATATGGCAAGCCCCCGACAACTCCGGTAGCAATTATCGAAAAAGGAACCCGACCCGATCAGAGGATCACCACAGGAAATATTGAGAACATAGCAGAAAAAGCAAAGGAAGCCGATGTAAAGGCCCCTGCAATAACAGTTGTGGGTGATGTGGTTTCCGTACATGATATCCTGGGTATGCAAAAGGTCTTATGGGGATAA
- a CDS encoding uroporphyrinogen-III synthase, giving the protein MDKKKNTIAIMRPRNYLAKSREMAQSMGYEVFEAPMIELTDMKDDMFDTFTDHVLSGKSDYVIFTSANGIDYTLDKVDDRNEFINALNRTKVIAIGPNTKKRLEELDIGVLGVPGVYSSEGLVEYLCPDVKGKIVDTARSAYGSILLIEGLEKCGASVLETQVYTLVRPEGNKQRELIKRAAAGDIAIFAFTSSMMVRNFFSLAEEMGKTDKIKEVMKKSIVAAIGTPTANTIQEYGVETTIKPCKYTFDEMLKTIKEEYFD; this is encoded by the coding sequence ATGGATAAAAAAAAGAATACCATAGCAATAATGAGGCCTCGCAATTACCTTGCAAAATCCCGTGAGATGGCACAATCCATGGGATATGAGGTGTTCGAGGCACCAATGATCGAACTCACTGATATGAAAGACGACATGTTCGATACATTCACAGACCATGTACTTTCTGGAAAAAGCGATTATGTGATATTTACCAGTGCCAATGGTATCGACTATACCCTGGACAAGGTAGATGACAGGAATGAATTCATCAATGCCCTGAACAGGACAAAAGTAATAGCCATAGGCCCAAATACCAAAAAAAGACTGGAAGAACTTGATATTGGAGTTCTTGGTGTACCAGGAGTCTACAGCTCAGAAGGATTGGTTGAATATCTGTGTCCTGATGTTAAAGGAAAGATAGTGGATACCGCACGCAGTGCCTATGGTTCAATCCTGCTTATAGAAGGACTTGAAAAGTGTGGTGCATCAGTTCTGGAAACACAGGTATATACACTCGTGCGTCCCGAAGGAAACAAGCAGAGGGAACTTATCAAAAGAGCGGCAGCAGGGGATATTGCTATTTTTGCCTTCACAAGTTCCATGATGGTACGCAATTTTTTCAGCCTGGCAGAAGAAATGGGAAAAACCGATAAGATAAAGGAAGTAATGAAAAAGTCTATAGTGGCTGCAATTGGCACTCCTACGGCAAATACCATCCAGGAATATGGTGTGGAAACAACTATAAAACCCTGCAAGTACACCTTCGATGAAATGCTAAAGACCATTAAAGAAGAATACTTTGACTAA